A region of Sugiyamaella lignohabitans strain CBS 10342 chromosome A, complete sequence DNA encodes the following proteins:
- the MSS4 gene encoding 1-phosphatidylinositol-4-phosphate 5-kinase (Phosphatidylinositol-4-phosphate 5-kinase; involved in actin cytoskeleton organization and cell morphogenesis; multicopy suppressor of stt4 mutation; GO_component: GO:0005634 - nucleus [Evidence IDA] [PMID 9624177]; GO_component: GO:0005886 - plasma membrane [Evidence IDA] [PMID 9624177]; GO_function: GO:0016308 - 1-phosphatidylinositol-4-phosphate 5-kinase activity [Evidence IEA]; GO_function: GO:0016308 - 1-phosphatidylinositol-4-phosphate 5-kinase activity [Evidence IDA] [PMID 9624177]; GO_function: GO:0016308 - 1-phosphatidylinositol-4-phosphate 5-kinase activity [Evidence IDA] [PMID 9624178]; GO_function: GO:0005524 - ATP binding [Evidence IEA]; GO_function: GO:0016301 - kinase activity [Evidence IEA]; GO_function: GO:0000166 - nucleotide binding [Evidence IEA]; GO_function: GO:0016307 - phosphatidylinositol phosphate kinase activity [Evidence IEA]; GO_function: GO:0016740 - transferase activity [Evidence IEA]; GO_process: GO:0031321 - ascospore-type prospore assembly [Evidence IGI] [PMID 19502581]; GO_process: GO:0046488 - phosphatidylinositol metabolic process [Evidence IEA]; GO_process: GO:0046854 - phosphatidylinositol phosphorylation [Evidence IDA] [PMID 9624177]; GO_process: GO:0046854 - phosphatidylinositol phosphorylation [Evidence IDA] [PMID 9624178]; GO_process: GO:0016310 - phosphorylation [Evidence IEA]), whose translation MGDFFFTNGDYRPSNGTHKVPRRPVLSDVHCGVSVPKYGACAQLENRRPARRSAFAYHKVLILECSPDDSGVSVGSDETLNEPTVWKPIDIVAEQAYRENSAPIDNDDDNSSEWSFEAGDEAAFTTRQIQTTWSEENTEATWTTPAASWALSDCPIEIDENDSTPESHGDVTLVESPLETTHSDLAESEEITPVEVDDQTPCAMTIEGSCSIDSLVVAIIAVANLYKGLPQLIVSGGLQADPESELPQTAPLAPSKPIAQTPSDDLVIQVEEVDKSKTPLLLTRAKAKLTTLTGLAAPITKSTLMFNGVQSAVYATPLSSQEVLTMENKKYRLDGGAIIKAYSPIVYQDIRTLCGIDYHEFLNSFVLQSDLTKTKSPGKSGSDFLFTPNGKYIIKTIKRKEHNVIANADFLADYYNHIKAHPGTQLPFYLGNFTLIADGKKTHFVIMKNLLQKKTDLIYDLKGSSHDRRAGPRKDNRGRVVFKDLDWTDKHEAICMSQEDRDKLMVQVSKDVDFLKRHNIMDYSLLVGLQSDTRTCEQQPVIGMIDTLCPFSWRKRAETTVKGLIFGRSAVDVVHPAKYGARFLNFVQSAVVPGPGGSVSTRC comes from the coding sequence atgggtGACTTTTTCTTTACCAACGGTGATTATCGTCCTTCTAATGGAACCCACAAGGTCCCTCGTCGTCCTGTTTTGAGTGACGTCCATTGCGGTGTCTCTGTGCCCAAGTATGGTGCTTGTGCACAACTAGAGAACCGTCGTCCTGCCAGAcgttctgcttttgcttatcACAAGGTTTTGATCCTTGAATGTTCCCCCGATGACTCTGGTGTCTCGgttggatctgatgagACCCTCAACGAACCCACCGTTTGGAAACccattgatattgttgcCGAACAAGCTTATCGTGAAAACTCTGCTCccattgataatgatgatgacaactCCTCTGAGTGGTCTTTTGAGGCTGGAGACGAGGCTGCCTTTACCACCCGCCAAATTCAAACTACTTGGTCCGAAGAGAACACTGAAGCTACCTGGACTacccctgctgcctcttggGCTCTATCTGATTGCcctattgaaattgatgagaatgactcTACTCCTGAGTCCCATGGCGATGTTACATTGGTTGAGTCGCCTTTGGAAACCACTCACAGTGACTTGGCTGAATCTGAGGAAATCACTCCTGTCGAGGTGGATGATCAAACCCCTTGCGCAATGACCATCGAGGGCAGTTGTTCTATTGACAGCCTTGTTGTTGCGATTATTGCCGTTGCAAACTTATACAAGGGTTTGCCacaattgattgtttctggtggccTTCAAGCTGACCCAGAATCCGAGCTTCCCCAAACAGCTCCTTTGGCTCCATCGAAGCCTATTGCTCAAACTCCCTCTGACGATTTGGTCATTCAGGTTGAGGAAGTCGACAAGTCCAAGACaccattgttgttgacaagaGCCAAGGCAAAGCTGACTACTCTTACTGGTCTCGCTGCCCCTATCACGAAATCCACTCTTATGTTTAATGGAGTTCAATCTGCCGTCTATGCTACTCCCCTTAGTAGCCAAGAAGTCCTCACTatggagaacaagaaatacagACTTGATGGAGGTGCCATTATTAAGGCCTATTCGCCTATTGTTTATCAGGACATCCGCACCCTTTGTGGAATTGACTATCATGAGTTTTTGAACTCGTTTGTTTTGCAGTCTGACTTGACTAAGACTAAATCTCCTGGTAAATCTGGAtccgatttcttgtttacaCCTAATGGCAAGTACATTATTAAGACCATCAAACGCAAAGAGCACAACGTCATTGCTAATGCGGACTTTTTGGCCGACTATTACAATCATATCAAGGCCCACCCCGGTACCCAGCTCCCTTTCTATCTTGGAAACTTCACCCTTATTGCtgatggaaagaagactcaCTTTGTcattatgaagaatttgcttcagaagaagactgaTCTGATTTACGATCTTAAGGGATCGAGCCATGACCGACGTGCTGGACCTAGAAAAGACAATCGTGGTCGTGTAGTGTTCAAGGACCTTGACTGGACTGACAAACACGAGGCTATCTGCATGAGTCAAGAGGACCGAGACAAATTAATGGTTCAAGTCTCAAAGGATgtcgatttcttgaagcGACACAATATCATGGATTATTCATTGTTGGTAGGACTTCAGAGTGACACTCGTACTtgtgaacaacaacctgttattggtatgatTGATACCCTCTGCCCCTTTAGTTGGCGCAAGAGAGCGGAGACCACTGTCAAAGGACTGATATTTGGCAGATCCGCTGTAGATGTTGTTCACCCTGCAAAGTATGGAGCCAGATTCCTTAATTTCGTTCAATCTGCCGTGGTCCCTGGACCTGGCGGGTCAGTGTCTACTCGTTGttaa
- the YAK1 gene encoding serine/threonine protein kinase YAK1, producing the protein MEDRGNEELTEDEVIQQRAAKRQKLMQDLKLKGIVGINNSVQSENNNDPESNIQEHSTDNNVLAQTDNNVLSGPQQDMQASDSDSDSDDMFDNEEADVEVKNSNPNSGKHLQLHESMLDNWDDVEGYYRIIPGELIDDRYQVMSTLGRGVFAAVVRAIDLSNNGSGETQVGDNGGATTASAGGRKDRSTATAKNGSTGKNKVETNLVAIKIIRNNETMTKAGLKEVEMLEKLNARDPKHVRNVVRLLRSFEHKNHLCLVFENLNSNLREILKKFGRDIGLNIQAIRQYSKQMIQGLDLLRECEIIHADIKPDNILVDDSKTVVKIADLGSALEYNTDMEVTSYLVSRFYRAPELLLGLDYDFAIDMWSLGCSLYELYTGKILFPGQTNNQMLKLMMELKGKVNHRMIRKGKFSLSKDYFNGDMDFISHETDKVTGEPVGKVIKDVGPKESLKLKLRGMETPGTEEYVLLEQFVDLLDRMLALDPSKRIKPQEALTHPFLDGF; encoded by the coding sequence ATGGAAGACAGGGGCAATGAAGAACTTACTGAGGATGAGGTGATTCAGCAAAGAGCAGCCAAGAGACAGAAGCTAATGCAAGATCTCAAGTTAAAGGGAATTGTTGGTATAAATAACAGTGTCCAGTCGGAAAATAACAATGATCCAGAAAGTAATATACAAGAACATTCTACAGATAACAATGTGTTAGCACAAACTGATAATAATGTGTTGAGTGGGCCCCAACAAGATATGCAGGCATCTGACTCGGACTCGGACTCTGATGATATGtttgataatgaagaagcCGATGTAGAGGTCAAAAACTCCAACCCCAACTCTGGTAAGCATTTACAACTCCATGAAAGTATGCTGGACAACTGGGATGATGTGGAAGGCTACTATAGAATAATTCCAGGAGAACTTATTGACGATCGATATCAAGTAATGTCAACTTTGGGAAGAGGTGTGTTCGCAGCTGTAGTGAGAGCAATCGACCTTAGTAATAATGGTTCGGGGGAAACCCAGGTTGGAGACAATGGGGGTGCTACTACAGCATCCGCGGGGGGCAGAAAAGATAGAagtactgctactgctaaaAACGGGTCCACTGGTAAAAATAAAGTCGAAACCAATCTTGTTGCAATCAAAATAATTCGTAATAATGAAACAATGACCAAAGCAGGATTGAAAGAGGTAGAGATGCTTGAAAAGTTGAATGCCAGGGACCCCAAGCACGTTCGAAATGTGGTTCGCCTACTCAGGTCATTTGAACATAAAAACCATTTATGCCTTGTATTTGAAAACTTGAACTCCAACCTTAGAGAAATCCTTAAAAAGTTTGGCCGTGATATTGGTTTGAACATACAAGCAATTAGACAATATTCAAAGCAAATGATCCAAGGGCTAGATTTATTGCGGGAATGCGAGATTATACATGCTGATATCAAACCTGACAACATTCTAGTCGACGATTCCAAGACAGTAGTGAAGATAGCCGATTTAGGGTCTGCACTGGAATACAATACAGATATGGAAGTCACGTCGTATCTTGTATCACGATTTTATCGTGCCCCTGAGCTACTGCTAGGACTAGACTACGATTTTGCCATTGATATGTGGTCGCTTGGTTGTTCATTATATGAATTATATACAGGAAAAATATTGTTCCCAGGTCAGACCAACAATCAAATGCTCAAACTCATGATGGAGTTAAAAGGCAAAGTGAACCATAGGATGATACGAAAAGGGAAATTCTCACTCAGTAAGGACTATTTTAATGGCGACATGGACTTTATCAGCCATGAAACTGACAAAGTGACTGGAGAACCCGTTGGTAAGGTGATCAAAGACGTTGGCCCAAAAGAGTCACTGAAATTGAAACTGCGTGGGATGGAAACCCCTGGAACAGAAGAGTATGTTCTGCTTGAGCAGTTTGTCGACCTTCTCGATCGCATGTTGGCACTTGACCCCAGCAAACGTATTAAGCCACAGGAAGCGCTGACACATCCTTTCCTGGATGGTTTCTGA
- the MRPL51 gene encoding mitochondrial 54S ribosomal protein MRPL51 (Mitochondrial ribosomal protein of the large subunit; GO_component: GO:0005762 - mitochondrial large ribosomal subunit [Evidence IPI] [PMID 12392552]; GO_component: GO:0005739 - mitochondrion [Evidence IEA,IEA]; GO_component: GO:0005739 - mitochondrion [Evidence IDA] [PMID 16823961]; GO_component: GO:0030529 - ribonucleoprotein complex [Evidence IEA]; GO_component: GO:0005840 - ribosome [Evidence IEA]; GO_function: GO:0003735 - structural constituent of ribosome [Evidence IPI] [PMID 12392552]; GO_process: GO:0009060 - aerobic respiration [Evidence IMP] [PMID 12392552]; GO_process: GO:0032543 - mitochondrial translation [Evidence IC] [PMID 12392552]), with product MGLGLESKLSKSRIYANQVRNFLVEDIKRIAKENPKIEFEIVKETGHPVIKGEYVNGKEKVICVRNYEPSKIAEKISVLANSSGKKLQNYTRSVESKNPSVRGIWSPFHVGQEFRYKV from the coding sequence ATGGGGCTGGGACTGGAGTCCAAACTGTCAAAGTCTCGAATATATGCTAACCAGGTTAGAAACTTCTTAGTAGAAGATATAAAGCGCATTGCTAAGGAGAACCCCAAGATTGAATTTGAGATTGTCAAAGAGACCGGCCACCCAGTTATCAAGGGAGAGTACGTGAATGGCAAGGAAAAGGTCATCTGTGTTCGTAACTACGAACCTAGCAAAATTGCTGAAAAGATCAGTGTGCTAGCCAACAGTAGTGGCAAGAAATTACAAAACTACACGCGGTCAGTGGAGAGCAAAAACCCATCTGTTCGTGGCATCTGGTCTCCTTTCCATGTTGGCCAGGAGTTCAGATACAAAGTTTAA
- the ASM4 gene encoding FG-nucleoporin ASM4 yields MFSSSNLKTSGFGGLSGPAPAGGEPPRKLAHSQSMMDFRGQPGGLNGSLNGSVGTGLAPSGQIPQQQMSNGTAQQHQQTTPPVIGFSTQNQQQQYHLQQQQQQQQQQQQQPYNFYPQYNSTASVNSPVYSGAAGGASTPHWAKPERRIIPSHLTVFRRNPHDRDGGEDDGLNRQRSRGGASNSGGSSAGPSTPGLRRSTSRSSFGPGSDNTGRGRRTSISQGTGSGSAGLGSSSSGAGGSYFEDHEGPRFGTSFGTPKPVYSKKENILSDADDIPPVESIYDSALSSFQVRHNSSSDVPIVGPGMGSAAGDAPLNRRRSMNSRDRESSNISISNTGSSLNKAIPEDEQENNRQSSSSSALSASSTSAAAERRARQQKPNSVVVFGFPSSLSSAIVEHFSRFGTILENVSYQSRSPLRHHSKLPKAPPFQAGKNWMRLTYAEPQGAARAVQENGVIFGGGYAIGCVYIDQYNGDQFAEAGEATMLEDINDESNNLMDVDFDPPTPQHVQNRTRQVPSRRGESSFRRFPHNVQKSNETDVGDTPPPAVSSNQGLPRTISMPALVGDTSATGTPSKRLEVLSNRSIFNPKPRSTRMALLSSFTQNKPADDTTSSDGANKTISKPKESWLNWTTKRAQELVFGWDDL; encoded by the coding sequence ATGTTTAGTAGTAGTAACCTGAAGACCAGTGGTTTTGGCGGTCTTAGCGGACCGGCACCTGCTGGCGGAGAGCCTCCTCGCAAGTTGGCTCACTCACAGTCGATGATGGATTTCCGTGGACAGCCTGGTGGTCTTAACGGAAGTCTAAATGGTTCAGTTGGCACGGGTCTGGCACCATCTGGTCAAATTCCACAGCAACAGATGTCTAATGGCACGgcacaacaacatcaacaaacgACACCTCCAGTTATTGGCTTCTCAACACAaaatcagcaacagcaatatcatctccagcagcagcagcaacagcagcaacagcaacaacaacagccataTAATTTTTATCCCCAGTATAACTCAACTGCAAGCGTCAACAGCCCAGTGTATTCTGGCGCTGCTGGAGGAGCATCTACACCTCATTGGGCTAAGCCAGAGCGAAGAATCATTCCATCTCACTTGACTGTATTTAGAAGAAATCCACATGATAGagatggtggtgaagatgacggATTGAACCGGCAAAGATCACGAGGAGGTGCTTCCAATAGTGGTGGATCCAGTGCTGGCCCTAGTACTCCAGGACTTCGAAGATCAACTTCGCGAAGCTCATTCGGACCTGGTTCTGATAACACCGGACGAGGAAGACGCACTTCGATCTCTCAAGGAACTGGCAGCGGAAGTGCAGGTCTTGGAAGTAGcagttctggtgctggtggtagcTATTTTGAAGACCATGAGGGACCTCGGTTTGGCACTTCGTTCGGAACTCCTAAGCCTGTTTATTCTAAGAAGGAGAACATTTTAAGTGATGCCGATGATATTCCACCAGTAGAGAGTATTTATGATTCTGCTTTGTCTTCATTTCAAGTGCGACACAATTCGTCGTCAGATGTCCCCATAGTTGGACCCGGCATGGGCTCGGCGGCTGGTGACGCTCCACTGAATAGAAGGAGATCGATGAATTCACGAGATCGCGAGTCTTCTAATATTTCCATCAGTAATACTGGGTCTTCACTCAACAAGGCGATTCCAGAAGACgagcaagaaaataatagacaGTCGTCTAGCTCATCTGCATTATCTGCATCGTcgacatcagcagctgccgaGAGACGAGCTCGCCAACAAAAGCCTAATTCTGTTGTGGTTTTCGGATTCCCATCATCTCTTTCATCAGCCATTGTCGAGCACTTCTCTAGATTTGGGACAATTCTTGAAAATGTGAGCTACCAATCTAGATCTCCTTTACGCCATCATTCAAAATTACCAAAAGCTCCTCCATTTCAAGCTGGTAAGAACTGGATGCGATTGACATATGCCGAGCCTCAAGGTGCTGCCCGTGCTGTACAGGAAAACGGCGTCATCTTTGGGGGTGGTTATGCCATTGGTTGTGTATATATCGACCAGTACAATGGGGACCAATTTGCCGAGGCTGGTGAAGCTACCATGTTAGAAGATATCAATGACGAGTCGAACAATCTTATGGATGTGGATTTCGATCCTCCTACTCCTCAGCATGTACAAAATCGCACCAGACAGGTGCCCTCTAGAAGGGGCGAGTCTTCATTCAGACGTTTCCCTCATAACGTACAAAAGAGCAACGAGACTGATGTGGGCGAtacaccaccacctgctgTGTCATCCAACCAGGGCCTTCCACGTACAATCTCCATGCCTGCACTTGTAGGTGATACGTCAGCAACAGGTACCCCTTCTAAACGACTCGAGGTCTTGTCTAATCGTAGCATTTTCAACCCCAAGCCACGGTCTACACGCATGGCATTGCTGTCGTCATTTActcaaaacaaaccagcTGATGATACCACTTCCTCGGATGGTGCAAATAAAACCATTTCGAAGCCAAAAGAGAGCTGGCTGAACTGGACGACAAAACGTGCCCAAGAACTGGTTTTCGGTTGGGACGATTTATAA